In a single window of the Maniola jurtina chromosome 4, ilManJurt1.1, whole genome shotgun sequence genome:
- the LOC123864570 gene encoding ichor: MNINIGAFVRRDRSRVAASKYGGGGVSVGSGVAVRRGMKCAGDELLLGTCWLDPKDAPSPPCHELLDSLLSPPPLAELKPLPPFTGYTGHLSINGISGHHFHAIAQRLPEENNNYPTQSGYGTDHDVVSSSTCAADSEPPDLEDVKPFPLDSDTKPFPESSVPADSCAKSCSPPTKLFDDNNKQDMYPCDISSIEDIAAIIGSAIADTTVPSQPEDPEKNDSRDSWMDIDAWIAGAYSQHGDKIVPQDLSEFGLPGSPPPSQSSHQSSIDFPCKPSQEFIKSQEFLQKNLGQAGSTLQSLLTQSYMPLLQNRLQNGPPVKQEAPSSTSYGMDVISTSSPPGNAVSTTDGVGSLLNGRYASHYALGLKPDGLCSPDRLLGYPHAHTTTITPSNKSKRSRTKAKQQSNGLHGSSLAFASATSAELSGLLGKEKPVHRCGICNRGFLNKSNIKVHLRTHTGEKPFRCDVCAKAFRQKAHLIKHQQIHKRIGRD, from the coding sequence ATGAATATTAACATCGGCGCTTTTGTCCGCAGAGATCGCAGCAGGGTGGCGGCGTCCAAGTATGGTGGCGGCGGGGTCTCTGTCGGGTCCGGCGTGGCGGTGAGGCGCGGCATGAAGTGCGCGGGGGACGAGCTGCTGCTGGGCACGTGCTGGCTCGACCCCAAGGACGCGCCCTCCCCGCCCTGCCACGAGCTGCTCGACTCGCTGCTGTCGCCCCCGCCGCTCGCCGAGCTCAAGCCGCTCCCGCCCTTCACCGGCTACACGGGCCACCTCTCCATCAACGGCATCTCCGGCCACCACTTCCACGCCATCGCGCAGCGCCTTCCCGAAGAGAACAACAACTACCCGACGCAGAGCGGCTACGGCACCGACCACGACGTCGTCTCCTCCTCGACCTGCGCCGCCGACTCCGAGCCGCCCGACCTGGAGGACGTCAAACCCTTCCCTTTAGATTCTGACACGAAACCCTTCCCCGAATCCTCCGTGCCGGCCGACTCCTGCGCTAAATCATGCTCACCGCCCACTAAACTATTCGACGACAACAACAAACAAGACATGTACCCATGCGATATAAGTTCTATAGAAGATATAGCTGCGATAATCGGTTCGGCGATAGCTGATACGACTGTCCCATCGCAACCTGAAGACCCAGAAAAGAATGATTCAAGAGATAGCTGGATGGATATAGACGCTTGGATAGCAGGCGCTTACAGTCAGCATGGGGACAAAATAGTGCCGCAGGACTTATCCGAATTCGGTCTACCAGGCTCACCGCCTCCATCGCAATCCAGTCATCAATCCAGTATAGACTTTCCTTGCAAACCGAGCCAAGAGTTCATCAAAAGTCAGGAGTTCCttcaaaaaaatttagggcaagCCGGGTCGACGCTGCAGTCTTTACTAACGCAGAGTTACATGCCCTTGCTTCAGAATAGATTACAGAATGGACCCCCGGTTAAACAAGAAGCCCCGAGTTCGACTAGTTACGGTATGGACGTGATCTCGACATCCTCTCCTCCCGGTAATGCGGTGTCTACAACGGACGGCGTAGGTAGTTTACTCAACGGACGGTATGCGTCACATTACGCGCTTGGCTTAAAACCTGACGGGCTATGTAGTCCAGACAGATTACTCGGTTATCCACACGCTCATACAACGACAATCACTCCCTCCAACAAGAGTAAACGAAGTAGAACGAAGGCGAAACAACAAAGTAACGGACTTCATGGAAGCTCTTTAGCGTTTGCGTCGGCGACGTCAGCGGAATTGAGCGGATTACTCGGGAAGGAGAAGCCTGTTCATCGGTGTGGGATCTGCAATAGAGGGTTCCTGAATAAGTCTAATATAAAGGTGCATCTTCGCACGCACACAGGAGAGAAACCTTTCAGATGCGACGTGTGCGCGAAGGCCTTCAGACAGAAGGCGCATCTCATTAAGCATCAGCAAATCCACAAACGGATCGGGCGGGACTAG